The genomic window ATCTTAGAGTGTTACATTAAAGTTAGGAGTTTGTATGCCCACAAGTGAGAGCTTTAAGGATTTTGTGTTAGAGAATCTTAAAAGCGCATTAGAGGATACACCTTATCACTTTAGCGCTAAAAAGATGTTTGGCGAATACTGCATTTATGTGATTGATAGGGGTGAGAGTGTGCCTAAGCCTATTTTCTTGCTTTGTGATGAGATGCTTTTCGTCAAGCAATTTGAAATTCTAAAGCCCCTTTTAGAATCCGCCCCGCTTGGATTTCCTTACGCGGGGGCAAAGGAATCTTATATCCTTGATGTGGATTCTTATACGACTTTAAGAGAAGTTGTGCTTACCCTTGCTCCCACTCTGCCTATGCCAAAGCCCAAAAA from Helicobacter typhlonius includes these protein-coding regions:
- a CDS encoding transcriptional regulator; the encoded protein is MPTSESFKDFVLENLKSALEDTPYHFSAKKMFGEYCIYVIDRGESVPKPIFLLCDEMLFVKQFEILKPLLESAPLGFPYAGAKESYILDVDSYTTLREVVLTLAPTLPMPKPKKPKKNKA